From one Chlamydiifrater phoenicopteri genomic stretch:
- a CDS encoding YtxH domain-containing protein: protein MFTRKPIKCKKKTTKHFKWLRGALFGGFVATIITLLFAPKSGKQTRRRFNRIRSSSQTQGKTLIKNSKNHARIFANHAKTLAKNLSKEIKAFAKSLANSDQ from the coding sequence ATGTTTACTAGAAAACCTATAAAATGCAAAAAAAAGACTACAAAACACTTTAAATGGCTAAGAGGAGCTCTGTTTGGCGGATTTGTCGCTACAATAATTACCCTTCTTTTTGCTCCTAAAAGCGGGAAACAAACCAGGAGACGCTTCAATAGAATCCGTAGTTCCAGTCAAACACAAGGAAAAACCTTAATTAAAAATAGTAAAAACCACGCTCGTATCTTTGCTAATCATGCGAAAACTTTAGCAAAAAACCTTTCCAAAGAAATTAAAGCATTCGCTAAGTCCCTAGCTAACTCTGATCAATAG
- a CDS encoding polymorphic outer membrane protein middle domain-containing protein yields the protein MMKPISWKSFLLPALLSFSNLYASTIVHDAIPLEGTKEGIDPQFFTLLTTSAEGTTYYLPRRTLFKDFLSTDDKNNGGAFRNIEGPLNFQGNSRLSSIAFQSLCLESALGSSIFSQGPISFSKMRSISVESNFSRGGAIFSRGTVSFLDSNKLLFLGNSADGSGAAILVDGGDQTGIKVERSSGLVRFSNNSCNTHSPKEDKPQEHSGANGGAIAALSTNALILFKENDKGVIFENNRAEKGGALYNQTGRTDFENNSGEVLFYKNIAQTGGALSSNCSFSKNKNSITFLENFAQVDGGAIAGGLCSFQNNSGKVSFKSNGSLGNGGAICSGSLLLTENKDVFFIDNRAKKQGGAVFIASTQLTKPDIIISADDGNVVFDQNKALFSENNADSVIRNALYTESIPNQFLIGAKKDHSVLFYDPVCSLGKGGSVIINPFDAQKGVVVFSGKTLTKQEQVNSANYSSIFEQSMELVQGTLRLEKGASLSVRSFNQTGGTLSMSSGTTLQSTDPEGYLLVRKLCLNPIENTTLPAVIAVNEGGNITLSGTPDVKDPYGIFYEDHFLASSPKEIKVLLLGKSVNIDRFYIDNIRVNANRYGYQGHWTFSWTENKPNYRVLQATWHPSGHFSASPQKCGDFVPTTLWSLFDGLQTIEKTFVNNYLSNNHLFPLRCISFSSSLKGSMMFQGNSSKIAGFSLGHIGGDAVIQIPLSPSTVILGSISKLLGVMESSRFPTKTKNDLLAATVAIESNDCALGVHTSFSYGEETHNSEDSYCFRGVTKGTWKNSGWKGSAYLSYSYPKCLHWMKLTPFAGVEWFKGSQAPFVETGYDPRRFSKSCLENLAIPSGIAIELRRLGKNCSAMTSCKLYYSREFYRKDPVCDVLLSLNNKEWKTKVCSVGKETLSFESSTILAFENLSISFKGSSSQRDSGGINLFGSGSLSIRY from the coding sequence ATGATGAAACCTATCTCTTGGAAATCCTTTTTGCTTCCCGCCTTGTTGTCTTTTTCTAATCTCTACGCGTCAACCATAGTTCACGACGCTATCCCTTTAGAGGGCACCAAAGAAGGCATTGACCCTCAATTCTTTACTCTCTTAACGACATCAGCGGAAGGCACCACTTATTATTTGCCACGCCGGACACTTTTTAAGGATTTTCTGTCTACAGATGATAAAAACAATGGTGGAGCTTTTAGAAATATTGAAGGTCCTCTGAATTTTCAAGGAAACTCCAGATTATCATCTATCGCCTTTCAATCCCTTTGCTTAGAATCTGCTTTAGGGTCCTCTATTTTCTCTCAGGGCCCTATTTCATTTTCAAAAATGCGTTCAATATCCGTAGAGTCTAATTTTTCCAGAGGAGGGGCTATTTTCTCCAGAGGCACTGTCTCCTTCTTGGACTCTAATAAGCTTTTGTTTCTAGGAAATTCTGCAGACGGAAGCGGAGCAGCCATTCTCGTTGATGGTGGAGATCAAACCGGCATAAAAGTTGAAAGAAGTTCCGGACTTGTCCGCTTTAGCAATAACTCATGTAACACCCACTCCCCCAAGGAAGATAAGCCTCAAGAACACAGTGGAGCTAATGGAGGAGCCATAGCGGCTCTGTCCACGAATGCTCTTATTTTGTTCAAAGAGAATGATAAAGGAGTGATTTTTGAAAACAACCGAGCAGAAAAGGGCGGGGCTTTATATAACCAAACCGGTAGAACAGATTTTGAAAATAACTCCGGAGAAGTACTTTTCTACAAAAATATTGCTCAAACAGGCGGTGCCTTAAGTTCAAACTGCTCCTTTTCTAAAAATAAAAATTCTATCACGTTTCTAGAAAATTTTGCCCAAGTAGATGGAGGAGCTATAGCTGGAGGCCTCTGTTCCTTCCAAAATAATTCAGGGAAAGTATCTTTCAAAAGCAACGGCTCTTTGGGCAACGGAGGTGCTATTTGTTCCGGTTCTCTGCTCTTAACAGAAAATAAAGACGTGTTCTTTATTGATAACCGAGCAAAAAAACAGGGAGGCGCTGTTTTTATAGCCTCAACACAACTAACTAAGCCGGACATCATTATATCCGCAGATGATGGAAATGTCGTTTTTGATCAAAATAAGGCTTTGTTCTCAGAAAACAATGCGGACTCTGTGATTAGGAATGCTTTGTATACAGAAAGCATTCCCAATCAATTTCTAATAGGAGCTAAGAAGGATCATAGCGTTTTGTTTTATGACCCCGTTTGTTCTCTAGGGAAAGGCGGATCTGTAATTATCAATCCCTTTGATGCACAGAAGGGCGTTGTTGTCTTTTCTGGAAAAACCTTAACAAAACAGGAACAAGTTAACTCTGCAAATTATTCCTCGATTTTTGAACAAAGCATGGAATTGGTTCAAGGAACCTTGCGTTTAGAAAAGGGCGCTTCTTTATCGGTAAGATCTTTTAATCAGACCGGTGGAACGTTAAGCATGAGCTCCGGGACAACTTTGCAATCGACAGATCCTGAAGGCTACTTACTAGTTCGCAAATTGTGTCTGAACCCCATAGAAAATACTACTCTACCAGCCGTCATAGCTGTTAATGAAGGTGGTAACATCACTCTGTCAGGAACGCCCGATGTAAAGGATCCTTACGGAATTTTTTATGAAGATCATTTCTTAGCTTCGTCCCCAAAAGAAATCAAAGTACTTCTCCTCGGCAAGTCTGTAAATATAGATAGATTTTATATCGATAACATCCGCGTCAACGCCAATCGTTATGGATATCAGGGTCATTGGACCTTTTCTTGGACCGAAAATAAACCCAATTACAGAGTTTTACAGGCCACCTGGCACCCTTCAGGACATTTCTCTGCGAGCCCCCAGAAATGTGGAGATTTTGTCCCCACAACCTTATGGTCTCTTTTTGATGGTTTGCAGACGATAGAGAAAACTTTTGTAAACAACTATCTTAGCAACAACCACCTATTCCCCCTCCGCTGCATATCATTTTCATCTTCGCTTAAAGGCTCTATGATGTTCCAAGGTAATTCTTCCAAAATTGCCGGCTTTTCTCTCGGCCATATTGGAGGTGATGCGGTCATACAAATCCCCTTGTCACCCTCGACGGTCATTTTAGGAAGCATATCCAAACTTCTAGGGGTCATGGAATCCAGCAGGTTCCCAACAAAAACTAAGAATGACTTGCTAGCAGCTACCGTAGCTATTGAAAGCAATGATTGCGCTTTGGGAGTACATACCTCCTTCTCTTATGGAGAAGAAACCCACAACTCAGAGGATTCCTATTGTTTTAGAGGGGTAACTAAGGGAACTTGGAAAAACTCTGGATGGAAGGGTTCTGCCTATCTTTCATATTCCTATCCTAAGTGTTTGCACTGGATGAAGCTAACACCTTTTGCTGGCGTGGAATGGTTTAAAGGATCCCAGGCTCCTTTCGTGGAAACTGGTTATGATCCAAGAAGATTTTCCAAATCTTGCTTGGAAAACCTCGCTATTCCATCAGGAATAGCTATAGAACTGCGTAGACTAGGGAAAAATTGCTCTGCTATGACGAGCTGTAAGCTGTATTACAGCAG